One region of Chryseobacterium sp. C-71 genomic DNA includes:
- a CDS encoding glycosyltransferase family 2 protein, with translation MTNVPSLISIIVPVYNVENYLAKCLDSLMNQTYQNIEVLVVNDGSKDSSERIIQDYAQRFPEKIKAFNKENGGLSDARNFGIDHATGDYMGFVDSDDYVTETMFEEMLNLALKHQAEMVICNIQKVDEHGNVTQKLTQVPNMPEKIDLESNFSVFSDLSYFACNKLFKKELFKNKRFKKGVHYEDIQLIPQLLLACTTLAQTQNFHYQYLERTDSISKTHTEKGLDILKAVKDVEVFFQKSQYCTKVKELKDFQILEGVYTFLAYLAFVKDEDVFYKMSHQLEVFIQERNINFKDILNYSRFDTNYLLSLPLKKKIFYLLFFAGQKKLIRKLM, from the coding sequence ATGACAAACGTTCCCTCTTTAATTTCTATCATCGTTCCGGTTTATAATGTCGAAAATTATTTGGCTAAATGTCTTGATTCTTTGATGAATCAAACCTATCAGAATATTGAAGTTTTGGTAGTAAATGACGGAAGTAAAGATTCTTCTGAAAGAATAATCCAAGATTACGCTCAAAGATTTCCCGAAAAAATTAAGGCTTTTAATAAAGAAAACGGAGGTTTAAGTGACGCCAGAAATTTTGGGATAGATCATGCAACCGGAGATTATATGGGATTTGTTGACAGTGATGATTACGTGACGGAAACGATGTTTGAAGAAATGCTGAATTTAGCATTAAAACATCAGGCTGAAATGGTAATTTGCAACATTCAAAAAGTGGATGAGCATGGAAATGTGACTCAAAAGCTGACGCAGGTTCCCAATATGCCGGAGAAGATTGATTTGGAAAGTAACTTTTCTGTCTTTTCTGATCTAAGCTATTTTGCCTGTAATAAATTGTTTAAAAAAGAACTTTTTAAAAATAAAAGGTTTAAAAAAGGAGTTCACTATGAAGATATTCAGTTGATTCCGCAGCTTTTATTGGCGTGTACAACATTGGCGCAAACACAGAATTTTCATTATCAATATCTGGAACGTACCGATTCCATATCAAAAACGCATACAGAAAAAGGTTTGGATATTTTGAAGGCAGTAAAAGATGTGGAAGTTTTTTTTCAAAAATCTCAGTATTGTACCAAAGTAAAAGAGCTGAAGGATTTCCAGATTTTGGAAGGCGTTTACACCTTTTTGGCGTATTTGGCATTTGTGAAAGATGAAGATGTTTTCTATAAAATGTCGCATCAATTAGAGGTTTTCATACAAGAACGGAATATTAATTTTAAAGATATATTGAATTACAGTCGTTTTGATACGAATTATCTTTTATCTTTGCCCCTGAAAAAAAAGATATTTTATCTGCTTTTTTTTGCAGGACAAAAAAAACTGATAAGAAAATTAATGTAA
- a CDS encoding glycosyltransferase family 4 protein — protein MKNFELLLYSSGISIFYVKIGLGFLFSFLITFFSIPTIIKISRRKNLMDEPGVRSSHLRKIPNLGGIAMFYSIGICTSVFAYELFDLYKFLFASLVVLLYVGVMDDIVVMRAYKKLVAQIVVSAFIVIGSDIRIRNLFGICGIYQINYLISVIVTIVTFVILINAFNLIDGIDGLAGGYSVICCALFGISYYRLGEYNYPLVVLSVVIIGSVLAFLYYNLSNYRATKIFMGDTGSMLLGFLLAFTCICFIDIFIDKKLPNIPRYHLKSAPVIAVAILILPIVDTLNVILVRLWNKKSPFEADKNHIHHKLLKLDLTHRRSSFYIITYYLFIVAVAYFMRHSNVNLLLILVLALGFLGAYLPDVFYLMRNNNNLKK, from the coding sequence ATGAAGAATTTTGAATTGCTCTTATATAGCTCTGGAATTTCTATTTTTTATGTAAAAATAGGTCTGGGCTTTCTATTCTCTTTTTTAATCACATTTTTCTCAATTCCCACCATCATTAAAATTTCCAGAAGAAAAAATCTGATGGATGAACCAGGCGTGAGAAGCTCACACCTTAGAAAAATCCCCAATCTTGGCGGAATTGCCATGTTTTATTCAATCGGTATCTGTACTTCGGTTTTTGCTTATGAGCTTTTTGATTTATATAAATTTCTCTTTGCCTCGCTCGTTGTTCTGCTTTATGTAGGCGTGATGGATGATATTGTGGTGATGAGAGCATACAAAAAGTTAGTAGCTCAGATTGTTGTTTCTGCATTTATCGTCATAGGTTCTGATATAAGAATCAGAAATCTTTTCGGGATCTGCGGAATTTATCAAATTAATTACCTGATAAGTGTAATTGTTACCATTGTTACTTTTGTTATATTGATCAATGCTTTCAACTTAATTGATGGAATTGACGGTTTGGCTGGCGGTTACTCAGTAATATGCTGTGCTCTTTTTGGCATTAGCTATTATCGTTTAGGGGAATATAACTATCCTTTAGTTGTACTTTCTGTGGTTATTATTGGCTCGGTGCTGGCGTTTCTATATTACAATTTGTCAAATTACCGGGCAACCAAAATATTCATGGGAGACACGGGATCTATGCTTTTAGGATTTTTACTGGCATTTACCTGTATTTGTTTTATTGATATTTTTATAGATAAAAAACTTCCGAATATCCCGCGGTATCATCTAAAATCAGCTCCGGTAATTGCTGTTGCCATCTTGATTTTACCCATTGTTGATACCCTTAACGTTATTTTAGTCAGGCTTTGGAATAAAAAATCTCCTTTCGAGGCAGACAAAAATCATATTCACCATAAACTATTAAAGCTTGATTTAACGCACAGAAGATCCAGCTTTTATATTATAACGTATTATCTTTTTATTGTTGCAGTAGCTTATTTTATGAGACACAGTAATGTGAATCTTCTGCTGATTTTAGTTTTAGCATTGGGTTTCCTGGGAGCTTATCTTCCGGATGTCTTTTATTTGATGAGAAATAACAATAATTTAAAAAAATAA
- a CDS encoding formimidoylglutamase, whose translation MDFEDFIISPRNFRTENWQIGNKITKDIKEDSIVLLFVSDYRGANGDAEVQDFTAVRKEFYKLSQLDFEIPIVDLGDLVSGKSVQDSHYILQEVLSACHSKRAIPVIIGGSNDFAFSLFSGLNYHQQNINYTQISNIISLKQGETIDEHTFLSKILGSKNFSIKNYHHLGYQKHLNEQDSVKLIKEVEFDIIRLAEMMNSTEKTEPFFRKADLVTVNCDAIESFSDAFSMNPQVNGLNRREICAYMKEIGLSENLKSVGIFNYNIYSENQLNHQLLAQMIWYLIEGINIQQSHPKERQYEMFYVLIEDRQYAFKRDTFSNLWYFGDDENIENCIPCSRKDFDEAKKGWLSARFTKS comes from the coding sequence ATGGATTTTGAAGATTTTATCATTTCACCCAGAAATTTCAGGACAGAAAACTGGCAAATCGGAAATAAAATTACCAAGGATATAAAAGAAGACAGCATTGTTTTGCTTTTTGTTTCTGATTACAGAGGTGCAAATGGCGATGCAGAAGTGCAGGATTTTACAGCGGTTAGAAAAGAATTTTATAAGCTTTCACAGCTTGATTTTGAAATTCCGATTGTGGATCTGGGAGATTTAGTTTCAGGGAAATCGGTGCAGGATTCTCATTACATTTTGCAGGAAGTTTTGTCGGCTTGCCATTCTAAAAGAGCCATTCCGGTGATTATTGGCGGCTCAAATGACTTTGCTTTTTCTTTGTTTTCAGGATTAAATTACCATCAGCAAAATATTAATTATACTCAAATCAGCAATATTATTTCGCTAAAACAAGGTGAAACGATTGATGAGCATACTTTTTTAAGCAAAATTTTAGGTTCAAAAAATTTCTCAATTAAAAATTATCATCATTTAGGCTATCAAAAACATCTGAACGAGCAGGATTCTGTGAAGCTCATCAAAGAAGTTGAGTTCGACATTATTCGCCTTGCTGAAATGATGAATTCTACGGAAAAAACCGAACCGTTTTTCAGAAAAGCAGATTTGGTAACGGTAAATTGTGATGCGATTGAAAGTTTCAGTGATGCTTTTTCGATGAATCCACAAGTAAATGGTTTAAATAGAAGAGAAATTTGTGCCTATATGAAAGAAATCGGACTTAGTGAAAATCTAAAGTCTGTAGGAATATTTAACTATAATATTTATTCTGAAAATCAATTGAATCATCAGCTTTTGGCGCAAATGATCTGGTATCTGATTGAAGGAATCAATATCCAGCAGTCGCACCCGAAAGAAAGACAATACGAAATGTTTTATGTTTTGATCGAGGACAGACAATATGCTTTCAAGCGCGATACGTTCAGTAATCTTTGGTATTTCGGAGATGATGAAAATATTGAAAACTGTATTCCGTGTTCGAGGAAAGATTTCGATGAAGCAAAAAAAGGCTGGCTGAGCGCAAGATTTACAAAAAGCTAA